A single window of Archangium gephyra DNA harbors:
- a CDS encoding tetratricopeptide repeat protein, translating into MACLDEATFTELLLGELPRARAAEVDAHLDACPSCRRMVAEALRANTPVPSQATPAEPAPMATPDRPGHPPAGEPLLERGTAVGRYLVLEKLAAGGMGVVYAAYDPELDRRVALKLLRASALGLDAEEGRQHLLREAQAMARVSHPHVVPVYDVGTFGEQIFLAMELVEAQTLRQWMKAAPRTWRQVLALFLDAGRGLAAAHAAGVVHGDFKPENLLVGSDGRIRITDFGLAHTAASATDATPITGGTPAYMAPEQLTPGAQADVRSDQFAFCVTLYEALYGERPFAGSSVREISAELLAGRVLPAPRGSHVPAWLRRVVLRGMAVSPTERYPTLEALLAALRDDPGIRTKRRLRLAGGLGLLLGAVGVTHGVHTRNARQCGDTAHAFDGVWDDSTRQRIQAAFLATGRPFAADAWPRVRQALDAYTTTWAAERTAACEATRVRREQSEEVLAQRLRCLDGRLAELAALSRIFTEADAEVVEQAPRAAKGLAPVATCADATSLAQGPLPTDPAARERAEELHRTLVQARVLKAAGKYKQGVARMEPAAAAAKDSGDRHGTAEAFLLLGELRQKAGDWTGAESALFEALRAAEAGRNDEAAARAWILLVRVTGEQLERYDLAQRWRERAEAAIERLGGNEVLRAQLLTYSATTLYAEGRYAEAAEQQEAALVRLEKAFGPDSLEAADVRQDLGSARLAQGRADEGLSHLTRAVELRRAALGEEHPDVARARLALGEAHWQQGDYTETEQLSRGALESLERSLGPEHPSVGDALNLLALALQSQKRLDEALLLYERALRIVEKTEGPESTGAAALEHNLAAVLSQQGRLDEAVVRFQQVLARKEKKLGPDHPQLVPVLRFLGNTLRKQKRYGEALVHLERAVTIQVSQPDDVLSGWTGVHLDLGRALLEAERPRDALVPLEKALAGWERAQPTPVERANTRLLLARALWDARSDRTRALRLAHEARTVALGAGDAGARVLDAVDAWLAGKSATAPAQEPTPR; encoded by the coding sequence ATGGCCTGCCTCGACGAAGCCACCTTCACGGAACTGCTGCTGGGCGAGTTGCCCCGAGCGCGTGCGGCGGAGGTGGACGCACACCTCGACGCCTGCCCCTCCTGCCGGCGCATGGTGGCCGAGGCCCTGCGCGCCAACACCCCCGTCCCCTCGCAAGCCACCCCGGCCGAGCCCGCCCCCATGGCGACACCGGACCGGCCCGGCCACCCACCCGCCGGTGAGCCCCTCCTGGAGCGCGGCACCGCCGTGGGCCGCTACCTCGTCCTCGAGAAGCTGGCCGCCGGTGGCATGGGCGTGGTGTACGCCGCCTATGACCCCGAGCTCGACCGGCGCGTGGCCCTCAAGCTGCTGCGGGCCTCGGCGCTCGGACTCGACGCCGAGGAAGGCCGCCAGCACCTGCTGCGCGAGGCCCAGGCCATGGCCCGCGTCTCCCACCCGCACGTCGTCCCCGTGTACGACGTGGGCACCTTCGGCGAACAGATCTTCCTCGCCATGGAGCTGGTGGAGGCCCAGACGCTCCGCCAGTGGATGAAGGCCGCTCCGCGCACCTGGCGCCAGGTGCTCGCCCTCTTCCTGGACGCGGGCCGGGGCCTCGCCGCCGCGCATGCCGCCGGCGTGGTGCACGGAGACTTCAAGCCCGAGAACCTGCTGGTGGGCTCGGACGGGCGGATCCGCATCACCGACTTCGGACTCGCCCACACCGCGGCCTCGGCAACAGACGCCACGCCCATCACCGGCGGCACGCCCGCGTACATGGCCCCGGAGCAGCTCACCCCTGGCGCCCAGGCCGACGTCCGCAGCGACCAGTTCGCCTTCTGCGTCACCCTGTACGAGGCCCTCTACGGCGAGCGCCCCTTCGCGGGCTCCTCCGTCCGGGAGATCTCCGCCGAGCTCCTCGCTGGCCGGGTGCTTCCCGCGCCCAGGGGCTCGCACGTGCCCGCGTGGCTGCGGCGCGTGGTGCTGCGCGGCATGGCCGTCTCCCCCACCGAGCGCTACCCCACCCTGGAGGCCCTGCTCGCCGCGCTCCGGGACGACCCGGGCATCCGCACGAAGCGGCGCCTGCGTCTGGCCGGCGGCCTCGGTCTGCTGCTGGGAGCCGTCGGCGTCACCCATGGCGTGCACACACGCAATGCCCGGCAATGCGGGGACACGGCGCACGCCTTCGACGGGGTGTGGGACGACTCGACCCGCCAGCGAATCCAGGCCGCCTTCCTCGCCACCGGCAGGCCCTTCGCCGCCGATGCCTGGCCGCGTGTCCGGCAGGCGCTCGATGCGTACACCACCACGTGGGCGGCCGAACGCACCGCCGCATGTGAGGCCACGCGCGTGAGGCGTGAGCAGTCCGAGGAGGTGCTCGCCCAGCGCCTGCGCTGCCTGGACGGACGGCTCGCGGAGCTGGCCGCGCTCTCCCGCATCTTCACCGAGGCGGACGCGGAGGTGGTCGAGCAGGCGCCTCGCGCGGCGAAGGGCCTGGCCCCCGTGGCCACCTGCGCGGATGCCACTTCGCTCGCCCAGGGCCCCCTCCCCACGGACCCGGCCGCACGCGAGCGCGCCGAGGAGCTCCACCGCACCCTCGTCCAGGCTCGCGTGCTCAAGGCAGCGGGCAAATACAAACAGGGTGTCGCCCGGATGGAGCCCGCGGCGGCGGCGGCGAAGGACTCGGGAGACCGCCATGGCACCGCCGAGGCCTTCCTCCTGCTGGGCGAGCTGCGCCAAAAGGCGGGTGACTGGACCGGCGCGGAGTCCGCCCTCTTCGAGGCCCTGCGGGCCGCGGAGGCCGGGCGCAACGACGAGGCCGCCGCACGCGCGTGGATCCTGCTGGTGCGCGTGACGGGCGAGCAGCTCGAGCGATACGACCTGGCCCAACGCTGGCGCGAGCGCGCCGAGGCGGCCATCGAGCGCCTGGGCGGCAACGAGGTGCTGCGCGCCCAGCTCCTCACCTACTCGGCCACCACGCTGTACGCCGAGGGCCGTTACGCGGAGGCCGCCGAGCAGCAGGAGGCGGCGCTCGTACGGCTGGAGAAGGCCTTCGGTCCCGACAGCCTGGAAGCGGCGGACGTGCGCCAGGACCTGGGAAGCGCGCGGCTGGCGCAGGGCCGGGCGGACGAAGGGCTCTCACACCTGACGCGCGCGGTGGAGCTGCGCCGGGCGGCCCTGGGCGAGGAGCACCCGGACGTGGCGAGGGCACGGCTTGCGCTCGGCGAGGCTCACTGGCAACAGGGCGATTACACGGAGACGGAGCAACTGTCGCGCGGCGCGCTGGAGTCGCTGGAGCGCTCGCTGGGCCCGGAGCACCCCAGTGTGGGCGATGCACTCAACCTGCTCGCCCTGGCCCTCCAATCCCAGAAGCGGCTGGACGAGGCCCTCCTCCTGTACGAGCGCGCGCTGCGCATCGTGGAGAAGACGGAGGGCCCCGAGAGCACCGGCGCGGCGGCGCTCGAGCACAACCTCGCCGCCGTGCTGTCGCAACAGGGGCGGCTGGACGAGGCCGTGGTCCGCTTCCAGCAAGTGCTCGCGCGCAAGGAGAAGAAGCTCGGGCCGGACCACCCCCAGCTCGTGCCGGTGCTGCGCTTCCTGGGCAACACCTTGCGCAAGCAGAAGCGGTACGGCGAGGCACTGGTGCACCTGGAGCGCGCCGTCACGATTCAAGTGTCACAACCGGATGACGTCCTCTCCGGCTGGACGGGGGTGCATCTGGACCTGGGGCGGGCCCTGCTGGAGGCGGAGCGGCCCCGGGACGCGCTCGTGCCGCTGGAGAAGGCCCTGGCCGGCTGGGAGCGTGCACAGCCCACACCCGTCGAGCGCGCCAACACCCGCCTCCTGCTCGCGCGGGCCCTCTGGGACGCGAGGTCGGACCGGACCCGGGCGCTGCGCCTGGCGCATGAGGCGCGGACGGTGGCGCTCGGGGCGGGCGACGCGGGGGCGCGGGTGCTCGACGCCGTGGATGCGTGGCTCGCGGGGAAATCCGCCACCGCGCCCGCGCAAGAGCCCACACCCCGGTAA